From the Hevea brasiliensis isolate MT/VB/25A 57/8 chromosome 15, ASM3005281v1, whole genome shotgun sequence genome, one window contains:
- the LOC131174042 gene encoding uncharacterized protein LOC131174042 — MPSYVKFLKEILSNKRRLEDYETIALIKECSAILHNKLPPKLKDLESFSIPCHIGETSIERALCDLGASFSLMPLSICEKLKVGDLKPTTISLQLADRSIKYPVGILENVPLKVGKFFIPVDFIILEMEEDVRKPIILGRPFLATARANIDVKNGKLKLTVEEEKIEFNLLQHSKEPAVMNSCYRVDVIEHDAKTEVTKLEENQVIPM; from the coding sequence atgccttcttatgttaagtttttgaaggagattctatcAAATAAAAGAAGGTTGGAAGATTATGAAACTATTGCACTTATTAAAGAGTGCAGTGCTATATTGCATAACAAGCTCCCACCTAAGCTGAAAGATCTTGAaagtttttccataccatgtcacattggagaAACAAGTATTGAGAGAGCATTATGTGACTTGGGGGCTAGTTTCAGCTTGATGCCACTTTCCATATGTGAGAAGTTGAAGGTTGGAGATCTAAAGCCCACAACTATTTCTttgcagttagctgacagatctatAAAGTATCCAGTtgggattttagagaatgtgccATTAAAAGTTGGGAAGTTTTTCATTCCAGTGGATTTTATTATActagagatggaggaggatgtaagaAAGCCCATCATACTTGGAAGGCCATTTTTAGCCACTGCAAGAGCTAATATAGATGTAAAGAATGGGAAATTAAAGTTGACGGTGGAGGAAgagaaaatagaatttaatttaTTACAACATTCCAAGGAACCAGCTGTGATGAATTCTTGTTATAGGGTAGATGTTATAGAGCATGATGCTAAAACTGAAGTTACTAAGCTAGAGGAAAATCAAGTTATTCCAATGTAA